Proteins encoded within one genomic window of Siniperca chuatsi isolate FFG_IHB_CAS linkage group LG4, ASM2008510v1, whole genome shotgun sequence:
- the kif23 gene encoding kinesin-like protein KIF23 isoform X4: MIRQAKGRTPRRPPPKKPSSNQKDPVGVYCRVRPLGVEDEECCIEVISSTTIQLHAPEGFKTNRNGEYKETQYSFKKVFGVSISQMELFEHVAKPLVDDLIHGKNGLLFTYGVTGSGKTFTMTGSPGQGGLLPRSLDMIFNSIGPYQAKRYVFKADDKNGMEVQSEVDALLERQRRENNLSVPKSSSSRQKLDPEIADMIKPEEGCKTDGVDEDSSYSIFVSYIEIYNNYIYDLLEETQEDAIKPKPPQSKILREDQNHNMYVAGCMEVEVKSAEEAFQVFWRGQKKRKVANTRLNRESSRSHSVLIIKLAQAPLDADGDNILQDKNQVTVSQLCLVDLAGSERTGRTGAEGTRIREAGNINQSLLNLRTCIEILRENQMCGTNRMVPYRDSKVTHVFKNYFDGEGKVRMVVCVNPKADDYEETLLVMRFAEMTQEVEVARPVDRPICGFTPGRRHRNQAFKEELTRKLEERGGPIDRDVPSVISHLVHSLPPLPSSELIDAHDDITLPRLIEALQNRHKIRQMMIDEYNKAATVMKSMLQELDRNLISKDNFIHEQNGKLVEKDKIIQNNKAEIERLEKRTKMQEHKIDILQKTTKIYEGDKRSLQQELETREQRLQRELSDKRRMEQRMHGAVTDTQLKWEKECDRRVNAMQLEMQNKLWVKDEKLKQLKAIVTESKTPGRPDPPPRQTQPKRPSREERLPAKRSASPSPVPTVTPVRPLHRRSRSAGGEKWVDHKPSSSMDLGTVLQPVIPNSIQVSAPSEKALSKCDRYVLTHQEVASDGEIQTKLIKGEVIKTRGGGQAVQFTDIETLKQELTTVPSRKRKSSEGTPANGDRTDGAWTDVETRCSVAVEMRAGSNMGPGYEHHGITKRRKP, encoded by the exons ATGATCAGACAAGC GAAGGGTAGAACCCCCCGCAGGCCTCCTCCAAAAAAGCCTTCCAGCAACCAGAAAGACCCGGTTGGG GTGTACTGCCGTGTACGACCTCTGGGTGTGGAGGACGAGGAGTGCTGCATTGAGGTGATCAGCAGCACCACCATCCAGCTGCACGCCCCTGAAGGCTTCAAAACAAACCGCAATGGAGAGTACAAAGAG ACTCAGTATTCCTTCAAAAAAGTCTTTGGAGTTTCAATATCTCAGATGGAGCTGTTTGAGCATGTGGCCAAACCTCTTGTCGACGACCTCATCCATGgaaaaaatg GTCTGCTCTTTACGTACGGGGTCACAGGAAGCGGAAAGACGTTCACCATGACTGGCTCTCCAGGCCAAGGTGGACTTCTACCTCGCTCACTTGACATGATCTTCAACAGTATAGGACCCTACCAGGCCAAAAGATAT gtTTTCAAGGCAGATGACAAAAATGGTATGGAGGTCCAGAGTGAAGTCGATGCTTTGTTGGAGCGCCAAAGGCGGGAAAACAACTTGTCTGTTCCTAAATCATCCTCCTCCAG ACAAAAGCTTGATCCTGAAATTGCTGACATGATTAAGCCGGAGGAGGGTTGTAAAACAGATGGTGTGGATGAGGACAGCAGCTACAGCATCTTCGTCTCCTACATAGAAATCTACAACAACTACATCTATGATCTCTTGGAGGAAACTCAGGAAGATGCAATCAAACCAAA ACCACCTCAATCTAAAATCCTCAGAGAGGATCAGAATCACAACATGTATGTGGCTGGTTGCATGGAGGTTGAAGTCAAGTCTGCTGAGGAGGCATTTCAAGTATTCTGGAGAG gtcagaagaagaggaaggtcGCGAACACCCGCCTGAACAGAGAGTCCAGTCGCTCCCACAGTGTGCTCATTATTAAACTGGCTCAGGCTCCTCTTGACGCAGATGGCGACAACATTCTCCAG GATAAAAACCAGGTGACTGTCAGTCAGCTGTGCCTGGTGGACTTGGCAGGAAGTGAGCGCACTGGCAGGACAGGGGCAGAAGGCACCCGTATACGTGAAGCAG GCAACATTAATCAGTCTTTGCTGAATCTGCGGACGTGCATTGAGATACTTCGAGAGAACCAGATGTGTGGCACAAACAGG ATGGTCCCCTACAGAGACTCTAAAGTAACTCATGTGTTCAAGAACTATTTTGACGGAGAGGGCAAAGTCAGAATGGTTGTTTGTGTCAATCCCAAGGCTGACGACTACGAGGAAACCTTG CTGGTGATGCGGTTTGCAGAGATGACCCAGGAGGTGGAAGTGGCTCGGCCAGTGGACAGGCCCATCTGTGGCTTCACCCCGGGCCGTCGCCACAGAAACCAGGCCTTTAAAGAGGAACTCACTCGCAAACTGGAGGAGCGTGGCGGCCCAATAGACAGAG ACGTGCCCTCTGTTATAAGCCACCTGGTGCACAGCCTCCCGCCTCTACCCTCCTCTGAGCTGATTGATGCTCACGATGACATCACCCTGCCCAGGCTGATCGAAGCTCTGCAGAACAGACACAAGATCAGGCAGATGATGATCGACGAATACAACAAAGCAG CCACCGTGATGAAGTCCATGCTTCAGGAACTGGACAGAAACCTAATTTCTAAGGACAATTTTATTCATGAACAAAACGGCAAACTGGTTGAGAAGGACAAGATCATCCAGAACAACAAGGCAGAGATCGAACGCTTGGAGAAGAGAACCAAGATGCAAGAACACAAa ATTGACATCCTGCAGAAAACTACTAAAATCTATGAGGGAGACAAGCGTTCACTACAGCAGGAACTGGAAACCAgagagcagaggctgcagagggAGCTGTCTGACAAGAGACGCATGGAGCAGCGCATGCACGGCGCGGTCACAGACACCCAGCTCAAGTGGGAGAAAGAATGT GACAGACGTGTTAATGCGATGCAGCTGGAGATGCAAAACAAGCTCTGGGTGAAAGACGAGAAGCTGAAGCAGCTCAAGGCCATCGTGACGGAGAGCAAGACTCCAGGTCGTCCTGATCCTCCACCGCGTCAGACTCAGCCTAAGCGGCCTTCCAGAGAGGAACGCCTTCCTGCAAAGAGATCGGCCTCGCCCTCGCCTGTCCCT ACAGTGACACCGGTGCGCCCGCTGCACCGTCGCTCCCGCTCTGCTGGTGGGGAGAAGTGGGTGGACCACAAGCCCTCCTCCAGCATGGACTTGGGTACAGTTTTGCAGCCCGTCATCCCCAATTCCATTCAGGTGTCTGCACCCAGTGAGAAGGCCCTGTCAAAGTGTGACAGATATGTGTTAACACACCAGGAGGTTGCCTCTGATGGCGAGATACAGACCAAACTTATAAAG GGTGAGGTGATTAAaaccagaggaggaggacaggctGTCCAGTTCACGGACATCGAGACACTGAAACAGGAGCTCACCACAGTCCCAAG CCGCAAAAGAAAATCTTCAGAAGGCACACCAGCCAATGGAGATCGAACAGATGGAGCTTGGACTGATGTGGAGACGAGG TGCTCTGTGGCTGTGGAGATGAGGGCTGGATCAAACATGGGTCCTGGCTATGAACATCATGGGATCACCAA GCGCAGAAAACCCTAA